In the Chryseobacterium sp. MYb264 genome, one interval contains:
- the dnaG gene encoding DNA primase yields the protein MISKQTIDKIFSTIRVEEIVGEYVQLKRAGSNYKGLSPFHDEKTPSFVVSAAKQIWKDFSTGKGGTAISFLMEIENFTYPEALRHAAKKYGIEIEEDQREFSEEAKNAQSERDILYKIHEVANDYYQNFLWEVEEGKAIGLSYFKERELRDDIIKKFQLGYSPEKKNAFTEFAIDKGYSKEILEKSGLSIFPENAPNGIDRFRERVIFPIHSFSGRVLGFGARILKNNVKTAKYLNSPETEIYHKSNVLYGLNQSKQAISRKNVCLLVEGYMDVISLHMSGIENVVASSGTSLTTEQIKLIKRLTENVTILFDGDNAGIKASFRSIDMLLTEGMNIRVLLFPDGDDPDSFARKHPQEYVEKFIENEALDFIDFKAEILLKEVGNDPIKKAEAIRDIVKSVGFVQNALKREVYLKEVSNKFGLSEQSLFNELDVQRQVTQNHNQHVQQQKEQVAAPPKMEIVPLDEEKSDPFLFEVLFMENKLVDHMLMFGDIVLKRKDDQNGEYQITVIEEILHHFEEEQYQFLIKGNEIIVNQVREGIQNDELRSGNFFLTFMEEEITTKVVDALIPLDDLENWASRNIYPPNYGDKIGEQVKGDVLLHKYRYIDYLITVTAKELDGADETKYYELIKKITLLKQASIQLSNIIEYSPIKGIYVNRKR from the coding sequence ATGATTTCCAAACAGACCATTGATAAGATATTCTCAACAATCCGTGTAGAGGAGATTGTGGGTGAATATGTGCAGTTGAAAAGGGCAGGGTCTAATTATAAAGGGCTCAGTCCGTTTCATGATGAAAAAACACCGAGTTTTGTAGTTTCTGCAGCGAAACAGATTTGGAAAGATTTCTCAACCGGAAAAGGAGGAACCGCGATTTCTTTTTTAATGGAAATCGAAAATTTCACTTATCCTGAAGCACTTCGCCACGCTGCCAAAAAATACGGAATCGAGATCGAAGAAGATCAGCGTGAATTTTCTGAAGAAGCCAAAAATGCTCAGTCGGAAAGAGATATTCTGTATAAAATTCACGAAGTTGCCAATGATTATTACCAAAATTTTCTTTGGGAAGTTGAAGAAGGAAAAGCAATCGGGTTATCTTACTTTAAAGAGCGTGAATTAAGAGATGATATCATTAAGAAATTCCAGCTGGGATATTCTCCAGAGAAAAAGAATGCCTTTACGGAATTTGCGATCGATAAAGGGTATTCCAAAGAAATTCTTGAAAAATCGGGACTTTCTATTTTTCCTGAAAATGCTCCAAACGGAATTGACCGATTTCGTGAAAGAGTAATTTTCCCGATTCACAGTTTTTCAGGAAGAGTTCTCGGTTTTGGTGCCAGAATTCTGAAGAATAATGTAAAAACAGCCAAATATCTTAACTCTCCCGAAACGGAAATTTATCACAAATCTAATGTTCTTTATGGTTTAAATCAAAGCAAACAGGCGATTTCAAGAAAGAATGTCTGTCTTTTGGTGGAAGGATATATGGATGTGATCTCGCTTCATATGTCGGGAATCGAAAATGTGGTGGCGAGTTCCGGAACTTCTTTAACGACAGAGCAAATCAAGCTTATTAAAAGACTTACGGAAAATGTAACCATTCTTTTTGATGGTGATAATGCCGGTATAAAAGCCAGTTTCCGAAGTATTGATATGTTGCTGACGGAAGGAATGAATATTCGTGTTCTTCTCTTTCCTGATGGCGATGATCCCGATTCTTTTGCCCGAAAACATCCGCAGGAATATGTGGAGAAATTCATCGAAAATGAGGCACTAGATTTTATTGATTTTAAAGCGGAGATCCTTTTAAAAGAAGTTGGCAACGATCCGATAAAAAAAGCCGAAGCCATCCGTGATATTGTAAAATCGGTAGGTTTCGTACAAAATGCTTTAAAAAGAGAAGTTTATTTAAAAGAAGTTTCGAATAAATTTGGATTATCTGAGCAAAGTTTGTTCAATGAACTTGATGTTCAAAGACAGGTTACTCAAAATCATAATCAGCATGTTCAGCAACAGAAAGAACAGGTTGCGGCTCCTCCGAAGATGGAAATTGTTCCGTTGGATGAAGAAAAAAGCGATCCTTTTCTGTTTGAAGTTTTATTTATGGAAAATAAGTTGGTGGATCATATGTTGATGTTTGGTGATATTGTTTTGAAACGAAAAGACGATCAAAACGGAGAATATCAGATTACGGTGATTGAAGAAATTTTGCATCATTTTGAGGAAGAGCAGTATCAGTTTTTAATAAAAGGAAATGAAATTATTGTCAATCAGGTTCGTGAAGGAATTCAGAATGATGAACTTCGAAGCGGGAATTTTTTCTTAACTTTTATGGAAGAAGAAATTACGACGAAAGTGGTGGATGCTTTAATTCCTTTGGATGACCTTGAAAACTGGGCTTCTAGAAATATTTATCCGCCAAATTATGGAGATAAAATCGGGGAACAGGTAAAAGGAGATGTGTTGCTGCATAAATATCGTTATATTGATTATCTGATTACCGTTACAGCAAAGGAACTGGATGGAGCTGATGAAACAAAATATTATGAATTAATCAAAAAGATCACGTTGCTGAAACAGGCTTCGATTCAATTGAGTAATATTATCGAATATTCTCCGATTAAAGGAATTTATGTCAACAGAAAACGGTAG
- a CDS encoding sensor histidine kinase, which translates to MDGNYYMIHDYLIFIGVFAIFFFLTIGIYLFSQNQKLKIRNAKISEANKIIQQRLNEVQLEHIGTKLNPHLFKNILNSVQSHAYQTYMSLDKLANVLDYILYESNNKFVSPKEELNFALSLIEINKIKVNPLFDFRIKSRINKSDEVYEEKVFAPLISVDLIENAFKHTDFLAQDSFISIHMELEGGIFTMKVSNKASLKNMLEKEKSGFGSQSLDQRLKMIYNDYYSLHKNSKNGIFTAELTINLGEFYDKMRYS; encoded by the coding sequence ATGGATGGCAACTACTACATGATTCATGATTATCTGATATTCATCGGAGTATTTGCTATTTTCTTTTTTTTAACTATTGGTATCTATTTGTTCAGTCAAAATCAGAAATTAAAAATCAGAAATGCCAAAATTTCTGAAGCGAATAAAATCATTCAACAACGCCTGAATGAAGTTCAGCTTGAGCATATCGGCACCAAACTGAATCCTCATTTATTCAAAAACATTCTGAATTCTGTTCAGTCGCATGCCTATCAGACGTATATGTCGTTGGATAAGCTGGCAAATGTTTTAGATTATATTTTATACGAGAGCAACAATAAATTTGTAAGCCCAAAAGAAGAATTAAATTTTGCTTTAAGTCTTATTGAAATTAATAAAATAAAGGTAAATCCGTTATTTGATTTTAGAATCAAATCAAGAATCAATAAATCCGATGAAGTGTATGAAGAAAAGGTTTTTGCTCCTTTGATTTCGGTGGATCTTATCGAAAACGCTTTTAAACATACCGATTTTCTGGCGCAGGATTCATTCATATCTATTCATATGGAGCTTGAAGGTGGCATTTTCACCATGAAAGTCAGCAACAAAGCTTCGTTAAAAAATATGCTGGAAAAAGAAAAAAGCGGTTTTGGAAGCCAATCGCTGGATCAACGACTGAAAATGATCTACAACGACTATTATTCACTTCATAAAAATTCAAAAAACGGTATCTTCACAGCAGAATTAACAATCAATTTAGGAGAATTCTATGATAAAATGCGTTATTCTTGA
- a CDS encoding ATP-binding cassette domain-containing protein has protein sequence MIEFQSVTKTFNEKTAVDNISFTANEKEILVLLGKSGCGKTTTLKMANRLIESDSGMIKINGENIENQNPEKLRMNIGFVMQNSGLFPHYTIAQNIAVVPQLLKWEKKKTETKTLELLEKLHLPVDILKRYPSELSGGQQQRVGIARALIGNSPILLLDEPFGALDNITKADIHSEFKSLDELKNKTILLVTHDVQEAFELGHRICLMDQGKIVQVGTPTEILYRPVNEFAESFFDENRLLLEYKVATLQDIRTFLSSEINDRILLDNKMNIWSVLQRIISEYKDNEAYESVVSAFTEYRKLHIA, from the coding sequence ATGATCGAATTTCAATCGGTTACAAAAACTTTTAACGAAAAAACTGCGGTTGATAATATCTCCTTTACAGCAAATGAAAAGGAGATTCTGGTGTTGTTGGGTAAGAGTGGATGCGGAAAAACAACCACGCTTAAAATGGCAAACAGGCTGATTGAAAGCGATTCAGGAATGATTAAAATTAATGGCGAAAATATAGAGAACCAAAATCCTGAAAAGCTCAGAATGAATATTGGTTTTGTGATGCAGAATTCAGGTTTGTTTCCTCATTATACAATTGCTCAGAATATTGCTGTAGTACCTCAATTATTAAAATGGGAGAAGAAAAAAACAGAAACCAAGACGCTGGAATTACTCGAAAAACTTCATCTTCCGGTGGATATTTTAAAGCGTTACCCGAGTGAACTCAGCGGCGGGCAGCAGCAGAGAGTAGGAATAGCACGAGCTCTCATAGGAAACAGTCCGATTCTTTTGCTCGATGAGCCTTTTGGGGCTTTGGACAATATCACAAAAGCAGATATTCATTCGGAATTTAAATCTTTAGACGAATTAAAAAATAAAACTATCCTTTTGGTGACCCACGACGTTCAGGAAGCTTTTGAGCTTGGACATCGCATTTGTCTGATGGACCAGGGAAAAATTGTTCAGGTCGGTACTCCCACGGAGATCCTTTATCGTCCGGTTAATGAATTTGCAGAGAGTTTTTTTGATGAAAACCGACTGCTTTTAGAATATAAAGTCGCTACCTTACAAGACATCCGTACTTTTTTATCATCGGAAATCAATGATCGTATTTTATTGGATAATAAAATGAATATCTGGTCTGTATTGCAGAGAATTATTTCAGAATATAAAGATAACGAAGCTTATGAAAGCGTCGTAAGCGCCTTCACCGAATACAGAAAATTACATATTGCATGA
- the tsaE gene encoding tRNA (adenosine(37)-N6)-threonylcarbamoyltransferase complex ATPase subunit type 1 TsaE — MQFNIKSIGDWQEIVDRIIPQLQHNILLLKGNLGAGKTTFTQFLLKNLGSKDEVNSPTYSIINEYNSPKGKIYHFDLYRLKNIEEVYDIGIEEYLDNAFLCIIEWPEVYEEELYGLPYHEMSIINNGESREITFG, encoded by the coding sequence ATGCAGTTCAACATAAAAAGTATCGGAGACTGGCAGGAAATTGTCGACCGTATCATTCCCCAATTACAACATAATATTCTTTTGCTAAAAGGAAATTTAGGAGCTGGTAAAACAACTTTCACCCAATTTTTACTTAAAAATCTAGGAAGTAAAGATGAAGTAAACTCTCCCACTTATTCTATTATAAATGAATACAATAGCCCAAAAGGAAAAATTTATCACTTCGATTTATACCGATTAAAAAATATTGAAGAAGTGTATGACATCGGAATTGAAGAATATCTGGATAACGCTTTTCTGTGCATTATTGAATGGCCTGAAGTTTACGAAGAAGAACTCTACGGTCTTCCCTACCATGAAATGAGCATTATTAATAACGGAGAAAGCAGAGAAATCACTTTCGGCTAA
- the egtD gene encoding L-histidine N(alpha)-methyltransferase — MNLQLEEKISTNTFKKDILEGLHFNPKKLSSKYFYDKTGDRLFQSIMEMPEYYLTKCELDIFKNKTADLAKLLLQDSEPFDLIELGAGDASKSSYLLKFLVKNNKDFTYMPIDISGNILDVLKEHLEQKIPDLNIECLEGEYFEMLNKATALSSRKKIVLFLGSNIGNMEMDEAQDFCIALRKNLSENDIVLMGFDLKKNPQIILDAYNDKEGLTAAFNLNLLTRINRELNADFRLDNFQHYQNYNPETGACRSYLISLCDQNVSIEGEMFTFKENEWIDMEISQKFSEDDIQHLIQAAGFSFIGEIKDSKNWFVDSVFQVQ; from the coding sequence ATGAATCTACAATTAGAAGAAAAAATATCCACCAATACATTTAAAAAGGATATTTTAGAGGGGTTGCATTTTAACCCCAAAAAGTTATCTTCAAAATACTTTTATGATAAAACGGGCGATCGACTTTTCCAATCAATTATGGAAATGCCTGAATATTATCTTACCAAATGCGAATTGGACATTTTTAAAAATAAAACGGCTGATCTGGCAAAATTGCTTCTGCAGGATTCAGAACCGTTTGATCTTATTGAATTGGGTGCTGGTGATGCTTCGAAATCCAGCTATTTACTGAAATTTTTAGTGAAAAATAATAAAGATTTTACTTATATGCCCATTGATATTTCGGGAAATATCTTGGATGTGCTGAAAGAACATCTGGAACAAAAAATACCTGATTTGAATATCGAATGCCTGGAAGGTGAATACTTCGAAATGCTTAATAAAGCCACAGCATTGTCGTCCAGAAAAAAGATAGTTCTGTTTTTAGGTAGCAATATCGGAAATATGGAAATGGATGAAGCACAGGATTTCTGTATTGCTTTAAGAAAAAATCTATCGGAAAACGATATTGTTTTGATGGGTTTTGATCTAAAGAAAAATCCCCAAATAATTTTAGATGCTTATAACGATAAAGAAGGATTAACAGCGGCATTCAACTTAAATCTTTTAACAAGAATTAATCGAGAACTTAATGCTGATTTTAGGCTTGATAATTTTCAGCATTATCAGAATTATAACCCTGAAACGGGTGCTTGCCGAAGTTATCTTATCAGTTTATGTGATCAAAATGTGAGCATAGAAGGCGAAATGTTTACTTTTAAAGAAAATGAATGGATTGATATGGAAATTTCTCAAAAATTTTCTGAGGATGATATTCAGCATCTTATTCAGGCAGCTGGGTTTAGCTTCATCGGTGAAATTAAAGATAGCAAAAACTGGTTTGTAGATTCTGTGTTTCAAGTACAATAA
- a CDS encoding alanine dehydrogenase, whose product MSTTNIFTPFTEEELIPKAEKLDVIKKGKQFSIGIPKETCLNERRTCITPDAVQVLVEHGHEIIIESGAGQGSFFTDLQYSESGARITKDPKEAFGQDLILKVNPPTEEEIDYMKPNTYLVSALQINLRDKDYFLKLAEKKVNAIAFEFIVDEYKQLALVRLVGEIAGTVSILYASELLALSNGLMLGGITGVRPSEVVILGAGIVGEFATKAAIGLGASVRVFDNSLSKLRRLHTLVDSRVPTSIIDPKELSKALRRADVVIGALPRLNMTPIVTEEMVAKMKKGSVIIDITIDNGKVIETSELTTMEDPYIIKHGVIHCGLPNLTSRMPRTTTKAISNFFLSYILNYDEEGGFENMLVRKNEMKQSLYMYKGRHTKKIICDRFGLTYHDINLLIF is encoded by the coding sequence ATGAGTACTACTAATATTTTTACTCCTTTTACTGAAGAGGAGCTGATTCCTAAGGCTGAAAAGCTGGATGTAATCAAAAAAGGCAAACAATTCAGTATCGGGATTCCTAAAGAAACCTGCCTGAACGAGAGAAGAACATGCATCACCCCCGATGCCGTACAGGTTTTGGTAGAACACGGCCACGAAATTATCATCGAATCCGGAGCCGGACAGGGTTCATTTTTTACAGATTTACAATACTCCGAATCCGGAGCGAGAATTACCAAAGACCCTAAAGAAGCATTCGGGCAGGATCTCATTTTAAAAGTCAACCCTCCAACGGAAGAAGAAATTGATTATATGAAGCCGAACACGTATTTGGTTTCAGCACTTCAGATCAATTTGAGAGATAAGGATTATTTCTTAAAACTGGCAGAGAAAAAAGTAAATGCCATTGCTTTTGAATTTATCGTTGATGAATATAAACAACTGGCTTTAGTAAGGTTAGTGGGTGAAATTGCAGGAACGGTTTCCATTCTTTATGCCTCCGAATTATTAGCATTATCAAATGGTTTAATGCTGGGTGGAATCACGGGTGTAAGACCTTCAGAAGTGGTAATTTTAGGCGCAGGAATTGTTGGAGAATTTGCCACAAAAGCAGCCATTGGTTTAGGAGCAAGCGTAAGAGTTTTTGATAATTCACTTTCAAAACTAAGAAGGCTTCATACGTTGGTAGACAGCCGAGTTCCGACGTCCATTATCGATCCTAAAGAATTAAGCAAAGCCCTTCGAAGAGCCGATGTAGTGATCGGGGCCCTTCCAAGATTAAATATGACCCCGATTGTAACCGAAGAGATGGTTGCAAAAATGAAAAAAGGCAGCGTAATCATAGATATTACCATCGATAACGGAAAAGTAATCGAAACGTCTGAACTGACGACAATGGAAGATCCTTACATCATCAAACATGGCGTTATCCACTGCGGACTTCCGAATCTTACTTCAAGAATGCCGAGAACGACTACGAAAGCCATCTCTAATTTCTTCCTTTCTTATATTTTAAATTACGACGAAGAAGGCGGTTTCGAAAACATGCTGGTTCGTAAAAATGAAATGAAACAAAGCCTTTATATGTACAAAGGCAGACACACGAAAAAAATCATTTGCGACCGTTTCGGACTTACTTATCACGATATCAATCTTTTAATTTTCTAA
- the clpP gene encoding ATP-dependent Clp endopeptidase proteolytic subunit ClpP, translating into MDIKKEFRDFSTKHLGNSGLATDQYMGMYGPTNLTPYIMEERRMNVAQMDVFSRLMMDRIIFLGTGIDDQVANIVTAQLLFLESADPSKDIQIYINSPGGSVYAGLGIYDTMQIIKPDVATICTGIAASMGAVLLVAGEKGKRSALKHSRVMIHQPSGGAQGVASDMEINLREMLKLKKELYDIISDHSGQTYEWVEKASDRDYWMTSTEAKDFGMVDEVLQRSKEK; encoded by the coding sequence ATGGACATTAAAAAAGAATTTAGAGATTTCTCTACAAAACATTTAGGAAACAGCGGTTTGGCAACCGATCAGTATATGGGAATGTATGGCCCGACGAATCTTACCCCTTACATCATGGAAGAAAGAAGAATGAACGTTGCTCAGATGGACGTTTTCTCTCGTTTGATGATGGACAGAATTATTTTCTTGGGAACAGGAATCGATGATCAGGTAGCTAATATCGTAACGGCTCAGCTTTTATTCTTAGAAAGTGCAGATCCTTCAAAAGATATTCAAATTTATATCAACTCTCCTGGCGGAAGCGTTTACGCTGGATTAGGAATCTACGATACGATGCAGATCATCAAGCCTGATGTAGCGACAATCTGTACAGGTATTGCAGCTTCGATGGGTGCTGTTTTATTAGTAGCCGGAGAAAAAGGTAAGCGTTCAGCATTGAAGCATTCAAGAGTGATGATTCACCAGCCTTCAGGAGGTGCACAAGGGGTGGCTTCTGATATGGAGATCAACCTGAGAGAGATGTTGAAACTTAAAAAAGAATTGTATGACATTATTTCTGACCATTCAGGACAAACTTACGAATGGGTAGAAAAAGCGTCTGACAGAGATTATTGGATGACATCTACAGAAGCAAAAGACTTCGGAATGGTAGATGAGGTTTTACAGAGATCAAAAGAGAAATAA
- a CDS encoding esterase-like activity of phytase family protein, which produces MKKILLPLVLLLAVVSCKDDDSASQDINYSKLPQQFPFTTLATQNGVNVINGGFGSGAAAHPTRKGEFYVITDRGPNTAYLNGIKFLVPDFTPTIMHFKINAEGNIEVIKYIKLKNPSGQPITGLPNPVGMGSTGEIAYGANGNLLGTDNYGLDSESIVAAADGTFWVSDEYGPHIVHYSAEGVEMERISPIGVNTGTRKLPAVFAKRRPNRGMEGMCMTPDGKMLVGTMQSTMYVPTKALATNTTLTRIVTFDLTTGQTKQYLYKQDGGASDSVCDITPISNTEFLVIERDGNFGSVGGVKKVYRISLNGASDVTGTDLTAVDGMKINGKTLEQSSWDEINAAGLKPVSKTLAVDLVAKLGYEHDKFEGIVYLGNNKLAVFNDDDFGVVDDGNGNPKTKILPKTGKQDKGTMYIVDIQ; this is translated from the coding sequence ATGAAAAAAATCTTATTGCCACTTGTTCTTTTGCTGGCTGTGGTCTCATGCAAAGACGATGATAGCGCAAGCCAGGATATTAATTATTCTAAACTTCCCCAGCAGTTTCCTTTCACCACTTTGGCTACCCAAAACGGCGTGAATGTCATCAATGGTGGCTTCGGATCAGGAGCCGCAGCACATCCTACGAGAAAAGGTGAATTTTATGTAATCACCGATCGTGGTCCGAATACCGCTTATTTAAACGGAATAAAATTCCTTGTTCCTGACTTTACCCCTACCATTATGCATTTTAAAATTAATGCGGAAGGAAATATTGAAGTCATTAAATATATTAAACTTAAAAATCCGTCCGGACAGCCGATTACAGGACTTCCAAATCCTGTAGGAATGGGAAGTACAGGAGAAATTGCCTATGGAGCCAACGGAAATCTGTTGGGAACTGATAATTACGGATTAGACAGTGAAAGTATTGTAGCCGCGGCAGACGGAACATTTTGGGTTTCTGATGAGTATGGTCCGCACATCGTTCATTACAGTGCAGAAGGGGTGGAAATGGAAAGAATCAGCCCAATTGGGGTCAATACCGGAACAAGAAAACTTCCTGCTGTTTTCGCTAAAAGAAGACCCAACCGTGGAATGGAAGGAATGTGTATGACACCAGACGGAAAAATGCTGGTGGGAACGATGCAATCAACAATGTATGTGCCAACAAAGGCCTTGGCAACAAATACAACGCTGACGAGAATCGTTACTTTTGATTTAACAACCGGACAAACCAAACAATATTTATATAAGCAGGATGGTGGCGCTTCAGATTCTGTTTGTGATATCACACCCATTAGCAATACTGAATTTTTAGTGATCGAAAGAGACGGAAATTTCGGTTCGGTAGGCGGTGTGAAGAAAGTGTATAGAATCAGTTTAAACGGAGCATCCGATGTTACCGGAACTGATTTAACAGCTGTTGACGGAATGAAGATCAATGGTAAAACACTGGAGCAATCATCTTGGGATGAAATTAATGCTGCCGGATTGAAGCCTGTTTCTAAAACGTTAGCTGTTGATTTAGTTGCTAAATTAGGGTATGAGCATGATAAATTTGAAGGAATTGTGTATTTAGGAAATAATAAACTGGCTGTTTTTAATGATGATGATTTTGGAGTGGTAGATGACGGAAACGGAAATCCTAAAACCAAAATTCTTCCTAAAACAGGAAAACAGGATAAAGGAACAATGTATATAGTCGATATTCAGTAA
- a CDS encoding LytR/AlgR family response regulator transcription factor: protein MIKCVILDDELLAISYLKLLCEQIDNVEAVKAFNDPKVFLNEIENIDCNVCILDIEMPGMNGLQVAELISGSKKIIFTTAYKEYAAEAFDLNVVDYVRKPIKKERLTQAFEKATELLQKSNKKEFIEWNTNIGKTVIFTEQIAYIKTSEIDSRDKDIILNDGTAIVLKNLSFKSLLEMLPSKDFAQVNKKEIIALSSIKVFSTNEIITTISAEGENFLKLQIGEAYKNSLMEMFGK from the coding sequence ATGATAAAATGCGTTATTCTTGACGATGAATTACTGGCTATCAGCTATTTAAAACTTCTTTGCGAGCAAATCGATAATGTAGAAGCCGTAAAAGCATTCAATGATCCTAAAGTTTTTTTAAACGAAATCGAAAATATTGATTGTAACGTTTGTATTTTAGATATCGAAATGCCGGGAATGAATGGTTTGCAGGTAGCAGAATTAATTTCTGGTTCTAAAAAAATCATTTTCACAACCGCTTATAAAGAATATGCAGCCGAAGCATTTGACCTTAATGTTGTGGATTATGTACGAAAGCCGATCAAGAAAGAAAGATTAACACAAGCTTTCGAAAAAGCAACGGAACTTCTTCAGAAATCAAATAAAAAAGAATTCATCGAGTGGAATACCAACATTGGCAAAACCGTGATTTTCACGGAGCAGATCGCTTATATTAAAACGTCTGAGATCGACAGCCGCGACAAAGATATTATCCTGAATGACGGCACTGCAATTGTCTTAAAAAATCTCAGCTTTAAAAGCCTTCTGGAAATGCTTCCTTCAAAAGATTTTGCACAGGTGAACAAGAAAGAAATTATCGCTCTGTCTTCCATTAAAGTATTTTCAACCAACGAAATTATTACCACCATTTCTGCTGAAGGAGAAAATTTTTTAAAGCTACAAATCGGAGAAGCTTATAAAAATTCATTAATGGAAATGTTTGGAAAGTAG
- the egtB gene encoding ergothioneine biosynthesis protein EgtB, giving the protein MTPNTTVLELLETFKKVRQHSIEICAPLQIEDFVVQPVVDVSPPKWHLGHTTWFFETFILIPNLPGYQVFDEQYNFVFNSYYETIGNRVIRTDRGNLSRPSVSDVYEYRKYVDEKMETFLSGDFLTDQIESLIELGLNHEQQHQELLLTDIKYILGHNPLFPPYQKVDFNNEINEVNSSEMINFQEGIYEIGYDGDGFCFDNELGRHKVYLNDFQISKDMVTNGEYLEFMNAGGYKNFRFWHAEGWDWVKSNKAQSPLYWHFIDDEWMNYTLEGLKQIDVNEPVCHINFFEASAFASWREMRLPTEAEWEVASSKINWGKRWEWTNSAYLPYPGFKKEPGAVGEYNGKFMVNQMVLRGASEATPKGHRRATYRNFFPTHLQWQFMGIRLVK; this is encoded by the coding sequence ATGACACCCAATACGACTGTTTTAGAATTGCTGGAAACTTTTAAGAAAGTTCGTCAGCATTCGATAGAAATATGTGCGCCTTTACAGATTGAAGATTTTGTTGTTCAGCCTGTGGTTGATGTGAGTCCGCCCAAATGGCATCTGGGACATACGACCTGGTTTTTCGAAACCTTTATTTTAATTCCAAACCTTCCCGGCTATCAAGTGTTTGATGAACAATATAATTTTGTTTTCAATAGTTATTATGAAACCATTGGTAACAGGGTTATCAGAACGGATCGCGGTAATCTGAGCCGACCTTCGGTATCCGATGTTTATGAATACAGAAAATATGTCGACGAAAAAATGGAAACGTTTTTATCTGGCGATTTTTTAACAGATCAAATTGAGTCTTTAATCGAGCTAGGACTCAATCACGAGCAGCAACATCAGGAACTTTTATTGACTGATATTAAATATATTTTAGGACATAATCCGCTTTTTCCCCCTTATCAGAAGGTAGATTTTAACAACGAAATAAATGAGGTTAATTCATCAGAAATGATTAATTTTCAGGAAGGAATCTATGAAATAGGGTATGATGGCGATGGTTTTTGCTTTGATAATGAATTGGGAAGACATAAAGTATATCTTAATGATTTTCAGATTTCCAAAGATATGGTGACCAACGGAGAATATCTGGAATTTATGAATGCCGGAGGTTATAAAAATTTTCGTTTTTGGCATGCTGAAGGTTGGGATTGGGTAAAAAGTAATAAAGCACAATCACCTTTGTACTGGCATTTTATAGATGATGAATGGATGAACTATACGTTGGAAGGATTAAAGCAAATTGATGTTAATGAACCTGTTTGTCATATCAATTTTTTTGAAGCGTCGGCTTTTGCTTCGTGGAGAGAAATGCGTCTGCCAACAGAAGCGGAATGGGAAGTTGCTTCCTCGAAAATCAATTGGGGAAAGCGATGGGAATGGACGAATTCTGCCTATCTGCCTTATCCTGGTTTTAAAAAAGAACCTGGCGCGGTGGGAGAATATAATGGTAAATTTATGGTTAATCAAATGGTGTTGCGTGGAGCGTCTGAAGCGACTCCAAAAGGGCATCGCCGGGCAACGTACCGTAATTTTTTCCCGACTCATCTTCAGTGGCAGTTCATGGGAATAAGACTTGTAAAATAA